From Candidatus Sulfotelmatobacter sp., a single genomic window includes:
- the pflA gene encoding pyruvate formate-lyase-activating protein codes for TEHYDDKVGEFGYVHSYESGSRVDGPGIRMTLFTSGCLLRCQYCHNPDTWHMKDGRKVSTAHVIERLRDFAPALRAMDGGLTISGGEPLVQIAFTRRVYAAAKALGVHTALDTSGYLGARADDDYLADVDLVLLDIKSWDPATYLRVTGRELAPTLRFAERLAAMGKAVWLRYVLVPGLTDEPANIDGVARFVAPMRNVEWVEVLPFHQLGAFKWKALGIEYKLAATPPCPPELLESAIARFRRAGCNAR; via the coding sequence CACCGAGCACTACGACGACAAGGTCGGCGAATTCGGGTACGTCCACTCGTACGAGTCCGGCTCGCGGGTGGACGGGCCCGGCATCCGCATGACGCTCTTCACGTCGGGGTGCCTGCTCCGGTGCCAGTACTGCCACAACCCCGACACCTGGCACATGAAGGACGGCCGCAAGGTGAGCACAGCTCACGTGATCGAGCGGCTCCGCGATTTCGCGCCGGCATTGCGGGCCATGGACGGGGGGCTGACGATCTCGGGCGGGGAGCCGCTGGTGCAGATCGCATTCACCCGCCGGGTGTACGCCGCGGCCAAGGCGCTCGGGGTGCATACCGCGCTCGACACCTCGGGCTATCTCGGCGCGCGCGCGGACGACGATTATCTCGCCGACGTCGATCTCGTCCTGCTCGACATCAAGTCCTGGGATCCCGCCACCTACCTTCGGGTGACGGGCCGCGAGCTGGCGCCCACGCTGCGGTTTGCGGAGCGCCTCGCCGCGATGGGGAAGGCGGTGTGGCTGCGCTACGTGCTCGTGCCCGGTCTCACCGACGAGCCGGCCAACATCGACGGCGTCGCGCGCTTCGTCGCCCCGATGCGCAACGTCGAATGGGTCGAGGTGCTGCCGTTCCACCAGCTCGGCGCGTTCAAGTGGAAGGCGCTCGGCATCGAGTACAAGCTCGCCGCCACGCCGCCGTGCCCGCCCGAGCTCCTCGAATCGGCCATCGCCCGGTTCCGCCGGGCGGGGTGCAACGCCCGCTGA
- a CDS encoding TrkA C-terminal domain-containing protein produces MEIARTFLESQPLVALAFAIGAGYLLGQVSIRGFALGAGAVLFTGLAIGAIAPKASLPGVVGTIGLLMFLYGVGIQYGRQFFAGLAGPGLVWNALALAGVLGSMAVALGAAQLLGLSVPTAVGLFAGSGTSTAALHAALVAAGSQEPAVGYSVAYPFGVVGPILAIYLLTAFLKPKLAPPPPALRYGEVTVDQPAAIGQRIDAIERLLPAGVQMIGLRRGLHNLLPAPSMVLAGNDALFLVGQPDALAKATGMLGHDQPRQVIGDRSDFDVVRVYVSKPGLLGRSIAELPMPDFPARISHVRRGDVELLAAPDLVIESGDRLVVIAPSDKIAAVRAHFGDSIRATAEFSYVSAGLGMMLGLLLGCIPIPLPGLGRFTLGVACGPLIMALVLGWLGRTGPISWRMPAPANLVLRNFGLTLFLAVVAIGAGKPFVDTVAREGIPILLAGAAVLLTNVLLIMLIGFYVLKIPFDSLVGVMSGATGNPAIPAYGSRLLQSDRVDVGYATIFPSMTIVKVLAAQVVVMLLAGTAG; encoded by the coding sequence ATGGAAATCGCTCGGACGTTCCTGGAGTCCCAGCCGCTGGTGGCGCTCGCTTTCGCGATCGGAGCCGGCTATCTGCTGGGGCAGGTCTCGATAAGGGGGTTCGCCCTCGGTGCTGGCGCCGTGCTCTTCACCGGGCTCGCGATCGGCGCGATCGCGCCCAAGGCGTCGCTGCCCGGCGTGGTCGGCACCATCGGCCTCCTGATGTTCCTCTACGGCGTCGGGATCCAGTACGGCCGGCAGTTCTTCGCCGGTCTCGCGGGGCCAGGGCTCGTCTGGAACGCTCTCGCGCTCGCGGGCGTGCTCGGATCCATGGCGGTGGCGCTGGGCGCGGCGCAGCTGCTCGGCCTGTCGGTCCCGACCGCAGTCGGCCTCTTCGCCGGCTCCGGCACGTCGACGGCCGCCCTCCACGCCGCGCTTGTGGCGGCGGGCAGCCAGGAACCCGCGGTGGGCTACAGCGTCGCCTATCCGTTCGGGGTAGTCGGACCGATCCTGGCGATCTACCTCCTGACCGCCTTTCTCAAGCCGAAGCTCGCTCCGCCGCCGCCCGCCCTGCGTTACGGCGAGGTGACCGTGGACCAGCCCGCGGCGATCGGTCAGCGGATCGACGCGATCGAGCGGCTGCTGCCGGCGGGCGTGCAGATGATCGGACTGCGGCGCGGCCTCCATAACCTGCTGCCTGCGCCGAGCATGGTGCTCGCCGGCAACGATGCGCTGTTCCTGGTCGGCCAGCCCGACGCACTTGCCAAAGCGACCGGAATGCTGGGCCACGATCAGCCGCGACAGGTGATCGGCGACCGCAGCGACTTCGACGTGGTGCGGGTGTACGTCTCGAAGCCGGGCCTGCTCGGGCGCAGCATCGCCGAGCTCCCGATGCCGGACTTTCCGGCGCGCATTTCGCACGTCCGCCGCGGCGACGTGGAGCTGCTCGCCGCCCCCGACCTGGTGATCGAGTCGGGCGACCGGCTGGTCGTGATCGCGCCGAGCGACAAGATCGCCGCGGTGCGCGCGCACTTCGGGGACTCGATCCGCGCCACCGCCGAGTTCTCCTACGTGTCAGCGGGCCTCGGGATGATGCTCGGACTGCTGCTGGGGTGCATCCCGATCCCGTTGCCGGGCCTCGGCCGATTCACGCTCGGAGTGGCGTGCGGGCCCCTGATCATGGCGCTCGTCCTGGGTTGGCTTGGCCGCACCGGTCCGATCAGCTGGCGCATGCCGGCCCCCGCAAACCTCGTGCTGCGCAACTTCGGCCTGACGCTGTTCCTGGCGGTGGTGGCGATCGGTGCCGGCAAGCCGTTCGTCGATACCGTGGCGCGCGAAGGGATCCCGATCCTCCTTGCCGGCGCGGCGGTGCTGCTGACCAACGTGCTCCTGATCATGCTGATCGGGTTCTACGTGCTGAAGATTCCCTTCGACTCGCTCGTCGGCGTCATGTCCGGGGCGACGGGCAACCCGGCGATCCCCGCCTACGGTTCGCGGCTGCTGCAATCCGATCGCGTGGACGTGGGCTACGCCACCATCTTCCCGTCGATGACGATCGTCAAGGTGCTCGCCGCCCAGGTCGTCGTAATGCTGCTCGCCGGCACTGCGGGTTGA
- a CDS encoding phosphate acetyltransferase, with protein sequence MNTQATHEKYKRLLDVAKTLQTVVTAVAHPCDESSLSGAVDAAQLGLIKPILVGPKGKIEAVAKQFKLDIAGYELVDAPHSHAAAAKAVELVRAGKAEALMKGSLHTDELMAEVVKKDTGLRTARRISHCFVLDVPGHADALIISDAAVNIAPTLEDKVDIVQNAIDLARALRAPEVRVAILSAMETVNPKVPSTIEAAALCKMADRGQITGGILDGPLALDNAISPEAAEIKKIVSPVAGRANVLIVPDLEAGNMLAKSLSFLAGADAAGIVLGAKVPVILTSRADTVVARLASCAVAVFVAQARRENAAKAIA encoded by the coding sequence ATGAATACCCAAGCGACACACGAGAAATACAAACGCCTACTCGACGTCGCGAAGACGCTGCAGACGGTCGTTACGGCCGTCGCGCACCCGTGCGACGAGAGCTCGCTCTCCGGTGCCGTCGACGCCGCGCAGCTCGGTCTGATCAAACCGATCCTGGTCGGACCGAAGGGGAAGATCGAAGCGGTCGCCAAGCAGTTCAAGCTCGACATCGCGGGCTACGAGCTCGTCGACGCGCCGCACAGCCACGCCGCGGCGGCGAAAGCCGTCGAGCTGGTGCGCGCGGGCAAGGCGGAGGCGCTGATGAAGGGCAGCCTCCACACCGACGAGCTGATGGCCGAGGTGGTGAAGAAGGACACCGGCCTGCGCACGGCGCGGCGCATCAGCCACTGCTTCGTGCTGGACGTCCCCGGCCATGCCGATGCGCTGATCATCTCGGATGCCGCGGTGAACATCGCGCCCACGCTCGAGGACAAGGTCGACATCGTGCAGAACGCGATCGACCTCGCACGTGCGCTGCGCGCGCCGGAGGTGCGGGTCGCGATCCTGTCGGCAATGGAGACGGTAAACCCGAAGGTGCCCTCGACCATCGAGGCGGCGGCGCTCTGCAAGATGGCCGACCGCGGCCAGATCACCGGCGGCATCCTCGACGGCCCGCTCGCCCTCGACAACGCGATCAGCCCCGAAGCGGCCGAGATCAAGAAGATCGTCTCTCCGGTCGCGGGCCGGGCGAACGTGCTCATCGTCCCCGACCTCGAGGCGGGCAACATGCTCGCAAAGAGCCTGTCGTTCCTCGCCGGGGCGGACGCTGCCGGCATCGTCCTCGGCGCGAAGGTGCCGGTGATCCTCACCAGCCGCGCCGACACGGTGGTGGCGCGGCTCGCATCGTGCGCGGTCGCGGTGTTCGTGGCCCAGGCGCGCCGCGAAAACGCGGCCAAGGCAATCGCATGA